GTTGTCGtcgttgtttttgttgtttctttttacCTTATCGTGATGTTGTCGTCGTTGTTTTTGTTGCTTTTATTTACCTTATCGTGCTGTTATCATTCTTGTCTTGCTGTTGTCATCATTGTTTTTGGTGTTTCTTTTTACCTTATCCTGCTTgtcattgttgttgtttttgtgggttttttttaccttaCCGTGCTGTTatcattgttgttgtttttgtggttgttttttttttttacattaccgTGCTGTTATCATTGTTGTTGTTTTACCTTGTCGTGCTGTTGtcatcattgttttttttttaccttatcgTACagttgtcattttttgttgttatttatccAATTGCGCTGTTGTCATTActgttattgttgttgtttttgtgggttgttttttttcattaccgTGCAGTTatcattgttgttgttgtttttaccTTGTCGTGCTGTTGTCAtcattgtttttgttgttttttaacctTATCGTACAGTtgtcatttttgttgttgtttaccTAATTGTGCTGTTGTCATTactgtttttgttgttgctgttgttgtcagtggttgtggccatttttagactaaatGATATAATGAAGAGCTTGAGTAAAATGGgaattagatttttttcattccaaaataaaacagttttctCTATGACTGTTAATCATATTTAAAGGGGCTTGGTGGTTTGTATggctattttaaaaatattttaatctccTTAAAGAGAAAAGCTCTATATAAAAGATTGTCAAATTCTAGAgcgaaatatttgaaatttttctttactttatgaGAGTTTATAGCTAAATAATACCTTAtcttaaatttaagaaatatctGATTAATGAATTTTTGATCTTCAAGCCTCCTTTTAATCATTCATCTAGCTTGCTTCCGCTCGGCTGTCGCCGTTAATCTCAGACAAGCAAGAGAAACTCTCTGCTTATCGGAGATTTACGTAGACAGCCGAACGTCTCACTGACTGGttttaactctggcgtaggcATGGTATATAGGggtacatacgactacaaaaaaaaattgctcgTACAATCTGACTAtgtattttcaaggtatttataaataaatttccttgaaaaacaatgcttcagaatacattacatcgaatttttcgaTAATTTTCAAGAGCTAAGGGTTGTTAGCGTGGGGATTTGTtcactgtttcacttccggtttgccagagtaactgcataggagagtgaTTAAAATCATAGCAGtcaaaatatgaaggaaataacTAAAAGGTGACCTCAGAATGGTTTTAGCCCAAtaaagacactctggaatcaaTCACAAGAACTTGACCTAAAGGCATcagagtgttttttttttttagctataaCCAATATTACTTCATAATTGATTAGCCTCGATACTCCCTaccaaacaaagctattgttatgaagcatcattgaagAATTGACATCATAAATGTCAACAAGagaaagctgtcaatgtgacagcaaaccgggttttcttttatgtgaactgtatccataatcaatgtcaatcctgaattgataaacactacctaccatATCCAGttaaatggagtaccctatgtgcaatattttgacaaaaattgactaagttcaaaagctgatatttttttttcgaaaattatcagaaattaaaatcctagcaatatgcacactttTGGTATATgtgcaattgatctgcaaaagaacaacttcctatcttgaaaactgtaggaggagttatccgtacaatgaattgcctatatgcaatattttgccaaaaaataactATGTATAAAagctgttatttttttcataaattaccagaaaccaaaatcctagcaatatgcacacctctgatatatgtccaattgatttgcaaaagaacaacttcctatcttgaaaactgtaggaggagttatctgtacaatgagggtaccacGTTTGGCAGCCGCTCGCTCTCCCACaagcccgcccgccattttcaccgtttcaataaccggattttttccgttggaaaacccgcgGCGAAAAAACCAGTAGTCTCCTTTCATTTATTAGATCCTGACCTTAACTTTCCATTAAAGAGTTAATACTGTTTCTGATTATGTTAAAGAAATCACTCTCGAACATTTAAAGGTATTTTAATGTAGAATTAATCATAGATTTACAAATGTTCCCATGGCAACCGGCTGCTAATTATCGAAAACTTAGCGGTTTCCAATGTATGCATGGCTATGATTTGAAGAAATTCAAACAAGACCAAATGCAGGTGCTAATATATCGAACCCACGTGACGATGTTAATCGTTTCAAGGGTTGCGACAGCCACCCAGGTAAATGTTTCTATCTATTTTTGCCTGTGTATATAAAGGATTCATCCATTCAGCGATTCTCATAGATTATCAAGACGTGCTGCTGACTGCTGTGTAAGATCCGGGCTTTAACATAAATTATGTATGTACATATTATTGTTATCATTATTGCAGTTTTATTATTATCCTTATTAGCAAGCCATCTATTGTGGAACCAAATGGCCAACGAGAGAACTATTAAATTTAATCTAAATCttcttttatttaattgataaaactttgtggggttgttttttgtttaattctgCCTCCTTTCAAGatgcaataattttgaaactttttttttattgtacattgCATTATAgagaaaaactgttttaaagagcATGGATGTCAAAGTTAGAAAAATGTTCAAGAGTATTAATTTCGCATATCTATTTGTTGTTTACGTTTTTCAAATTTGTCCGTTCCAGGATTTACCGCTTCCTTGTATTGTCTGCCCTGATCCTCTGTACGGCCAGCATGTCCCTTGTGGGTCCGTTAAATGCGCCCTACTACTGGGCGCCCACAAAGGAACACTTTCGTAACATAGAAGATCTGTACAGGTACATTCAGCGCTTCAAGACCTACAAGTTCTTCGCTCGGCACCGATTCTCAAGACCCAGGTACTTACAAAAATGGAAGCgttaaattaatttcaatgcTAGATATAAGATCAGCAaaaaatttgaacttttttttcaatctttaatATTTTCCCCCCTTTTCTATTGTGTAAATATGAACTTCAAGGTTATTTTGGAAGCTTAATAAATGCGTCAATGCGTTTGACGAATTTTTGTTATTTGGCAGCACTGTTTGAATTTCTATGAAACCGTTTACAAGTTTTTAATCATCCTTAAATTTCTGGTGTCAAACTTACTTTTTTTTGTGTGAATTTCGTGGGGAGCTCTAGCCCACGGATTCACATTCCCAATTAAGGCAAAATATATTCAACGCATGTACAATTAAATCCTTCAAATAATTATCCACAATAACGCAATAACAACCTTGGATTTGAAAATCGCGAAAAATGTTAAGATTCCATTAGATAATACCATAAGAATTGAATCATTATACCCTAAATGTTATGTCGTAGACTACATGTAAGTGCCCATTTTTATCCGTTTATTTTCCTACCAgaaaattttcgaaaattttaCCGTGACATCAGTCAAAAGTTCCGAAAACCAAAATAAGCAAATTTCACATAATCATCATGTTATGCTCGCATTAGAATTGACCGCAAAGTTCATCAACAGTCTTATGACCCATATGAACAATTAGAACTTTGATTTTTGTccgaaaaagtaaaaataaaaaacatgcaTGTGCTTGAATCAGGGTTCTTATGCTgtaatgtttttatatatatttttacaggtTTGCTTGAGATCTAAGCTGTGTACAGACAAGCAATGCATTTGGACCGAAGGTTTCGTTTTCAtgacagttacatgtacatgtttgttatagtaattaaaatttttatcaattaaatgtttTCTACTATTTTACTtttgtcttttttctttatttttgtctAATGGAATATGATCGGTTGGAATGGGTTTTGGATATCAAAACATTTgtccaaaatatattttgtaaatacatgtacatgtacaattcatttaaaaacataaaaattatagGTTGGATTACCCATATAATCtacttatgatttttttatatacttataGGGGTACTATATATAGATatgatgattaaaaaaaaccaattacgAACTAAGTTTGAGTAAAACGGTTACCAACTGTcactttatataatatatataaaaaggttGCGAGGGATAAAATAATTTAGTACTTAATTAAATCATTGTCTGAAATTAACATTTCATCTCTCTTTTTATTCAAAGTTATAACTGACTGATCAACATTAGGATTGCCTCTTAGGTAATGTTATATGTAAATCTTAAATATCTAAtcaatatcttaaaattgtaaaatataaatcatatagTTGAGATCAAGAATTAAAGTTACAATGATCTTATTTGTGCCACTTTTGTGCTTTCACAGTTATCCCCCTTGTCCCCTCCAAATCTCTTAAAGAAaaggttgggtttttttaatataaaaaagggGGGTATAAGACCCCATCCAAAATAATTAAACCGGAATTTCGATTATATTTAATCTGGGTTTGTAATCGGCACCAATGGGTTTCTATGTTAATTAAACCTCCTTTGATTATGATTTTCTGAAAACATTATGTTTGGGAGTAGAAGttaatccaatttttttttggcgtGCACGTCTTTCTATGCTGTTATCAAATATCGACAAAAAgtatattaatcatatttttgaaaagtaaacAAGTTAGCCAAGATTAAACCATGTTTAGCCAAATTTCGTGATGAAGCATTCACACAACACTACATTTTAGCATGCAAATAGATGAAAATCTATCGCATGCGATTTTTGTGTTCTCTTTTCATTGGATTTTTCCAGGTAGATTGAATTTTACAGGTGTGTAAAAGTCCACTATTAGGCGTTTTTGCGCTGCTACAATTCTAGTTTCATTTCAGAAACGTTAGTTTCATTTATTAGAAAGACAGAGGACTGAGAAAAAAGTGCAACTTACGTCATAAAATGGTTTAAAAGCAATAAAGATAAATtgaagagattttttttattttatcatcgTTTGACGTTCGTCTGAAATGGTTAATAATATCTACCCTGTACACCGGCGTTAGATGTACCTAGTGTCTACGAAATTAAAACAGGCATCCTCTGTGTATTAAGCTTCGACACAAATGATCGATTAAATGCGTTAATCTGAAACATACGATCATACGAAATTAGGATCTATATGGAGAGCGAAGCTTTTAAAAGCCATTCCCGAAATAAAGTGTGTATTGTAACGTGTGGTATAATCACAGATTTTCTCTGCATATATtagtaattaagaaaaaatatggaTAAATGGGGACTAAAGGTATTTATGGTTTACGTTTACAAACACTCCATTGACACTGATTGGCACTGATTACGTTTGGGATCGATCCTCATTTGTCAACAATGATTCTGTCTCGGATTCTTCGTCACTTTCACTGAATGGAAGTGTGTTTTCTTTAACGTTCATCTCCGCAACTTGCGGTTCTCCGCCCGTTAAAGGAATGATTGTGAAAGTGAGATCGGGATTCACTTTGGACTTTGGCTCCTTGGAGTTGTCAGAAAGGAAGCTTCGGGGGTCAAAATCGTCATAAAACACGGGGCGTACGTCATCAAATTTGCCGTCTTTCTCTGTTTTCGGAGCATGAACGACGGATGCAACGTGTTGCGCGAGTAAGTAGAATACCAAAAGCAGCACGCTTTCTGTGAACAGTAAGTAACAGAACCACATCGGCGTTAGTCTGTCCATTAATGTTCCAAGCACGATAGGGTTAACCATCGTGCCCGATGATGACGCAATCAGAAACAATGACGCAACTTTTCCGGTGATCGTCAGAAGTTCCTCCTCGGTCCAGATGAACATGGTGGGGAATATAATGGACAGGGCGAACCCCGCCAACGTGGCACACACCCAAACCCCCGTGTCATAACCTTCGTTAGAGGTCAAGAACAGTCCCATAAAAGCAACGATCAGAAGGCCGGTGTACATGCATATCATTCGCACAGGAGTCAAGAACTTCACAAGAAAAATCCCGCAGAAGCGACCCCCGCCGAACGCCGCCCAATACATCGACGTAGCAAAAGATCCCGCCGATTTGGTCCAATCCATTTGCTTGACACAGAACGTTGCAAGGAATCCCGCAAACGTATCCTCTATTGCACTATAGCATGCCATGATACACATCATGTTGGCAATGGCTATGACTTTGGATTTAAATGGTAGCACTTTCTGCTGTGTTTCTTGGGTCACTGGTCTCTTTTTCAGCTTTTGTGGTTTCGTTCGAAGCGATTTTCTGTACAACACGAAAAAGAACACAGCGGCAGTGGACGCCAAAAACGCTGACATCAGATATGCAACGTAAATCCTGGATTTTGGGGCAGGATGGG
The window above is part of the Magallana gigas chromosome 10, xbMagGiga1.1, whole genome shotgun sequence genome. Proteins encoded here:
- the LOC105334087 gene encoding sodium-dependent glucose transporter 1A isoform X1; protein product: MIDFESVIPGLQHLYCPRMEDEEYGVSTVDKFRLTYDGPDLEIIERIRRMYERVPFGKSKDDEVEGDRKKKRRKPKFLIRLKTDPEFKRKIILTAGLLWSFMILGWIIGQFGPSFLDLQIITSTTIKRGSAFMTANSVGYLTGSLLCGVLFDSYNKLFLLFLAVFGNAVTAAIIPWCFVYEIMVIMHIAKGTFCGALDAICNAEIVYTWGDEGRAYMQALHFCFAMGGILSPMATAPFLAPKHQTFFLSKTPVDYYIPEVDYDTVTVAINGTGRLSSINSTLKSTANISLPRNITFVTKLVPHPAPKSRIYVAYLMSAFLASTAAVFFFVLYRKSLRTKPQKLKKRPVTQETQQKVLPFKSKVIAIANMMCIMACYSAIEDTFAGFLATFCVKQMDWTKSAGSFATSMYWAAFGGGRFCGIFLVKFLTPVRMICMYTGLLIVAFMGLFLTSNEGYDTGVWVCATLAGFALSIIFPTMFIWTEEELLTITGKVASLFLIASSSGTMVNPIVLGTLMDRLTPMWFCYLLFTESVLLLVFYLLAQHVASVVHAPKTEKDGKFDDVRPVFYDDFDPRSFLSDNSKEPKSKVNPDLTFTIIPLTGGEPQVAEMNVKENTLPFSESDEESETESLLTNEDRSQT
- the LOC105334087 gene encoding sodium-dependent glucose transporter 1A isoform X2; translation: MEDEEYGVSTVDKFRLTYDGPDLEIIERIRRMYERVPFGKSKDDEVEGDRKKKRRKPKFLIRLKTDPEFKRKIILTAGLLWSFMILGWIIGQFGPSFLDLQIITSTTIKRGSAFMTANSVGYLTGSLLCGVLFDSYNKLFLLFLAVFGNAVTAAIIPWCFVYEIMVIMHIAKGTFCGALDAICNAEIVYTWGDEGRAYMQALHFCFAMGGILSPMATAPFLAPKHQTFFLSKTPVDYYIPEVDYDTVTVAINGTGRLSSINSTLKSTANISLPRNITFVTKLVPHPAPKSRIYVAYLMSAFLASTAAVFFFVLYRKSLRTKPQKLKKRPVTQETQQKVLPFKSKVIAIANMMCIMACYSAIEDTFAGFLATFCVKQMDWTKSAGSFATSMYWAAFGGGRFCGIFLVKFLTPVRMICMYTGLLIVAFMGLFLTSNEGYDTGVWVCATLAGFALSIIFPTMFIWTEEELLTITGKVASLFLIASSSGTMVNPIVLGTLMDRLTPMWFCYLLFTESVLLLVFYLLAQHVASVVHAPKTEKDGKFDDVRPVFYDDFDPRSFLSDNSKEPKSKVNPDLTFTIIPLTGGEPQVAEMNVKENTLPFSESDEESETESLLTNEDRSQT